One Paraburkholderia agricolaris genomic region harbors:
- a CDS encoding cupin domain-containing protein, whose protein sequence is MSQDHEHPHYKDEHPSAPVDWREHGVKVIKADQLDSNTAQTPGMNRAAAINAARVGAQKIWAGTVTIHPNAKTGAHHHGALESVIYVVRGQARMRWGEHLEFTAEAGPGDFIFVPPYVPHQEINASTDEPLECVLVRSDNEAVVVNLNIDAVEAPETVFWVDPIHKHPHEH, encoded by the coding sequence ATGAGCCAGGATCACGAACACCCGCATTACAAGGACGAGCACCCGTCGGCACCGGTCGACTGGCGCGAGCACGGCGTGAAGGTCATCAAGGCCGACCAGCTCGACAGCAATACCGCGCAAACGCCCGGTATGAATCGGGCGGCGGCGATCAATGCGGCACGGGTCGGGGCGCAGAAAATCTGGGCCGGCACCGTGACGATCCATCCGAATGCAAAGACCGGCGCGCACCATCACGGCGCGCTCGAAAGCGTGATTTACGTCGTGCGAGGCCAGGCCCGCATGCGCTGGGGCGAACATCTGGAGTTCACAGCCGAGGCCGGCCCGGGCGATTTCATCTTCGTGCCGCCCTATGTGCCGCATCAGGAAATCAACGCGAGTACCGACGAGCCGCTCGAATGCGTGCTGGTACGCAGCGACAATGAGGCCGTGGTGGTAAATCTGAACATCGACGCGGTGGAAGCACCGGAAACGGTCTTCTGGGTCGATCCGATTCACAAACATCCGCACGAACATTGA
- a CDS encoding carbonic anhydrase has protein sequence MKQIKRLSGGVLLCMAFAASSAWAEPGHEWGYSGDHGPAHWGAISKDFHACESGRAESPINIESAKKAPADMPRLKINYQPLPIDISNTGHSVQFNAAPGTDSISLGGRAYQLVQFHFHAPGEERFAGNASVMDAHFVHRADDGKLLVLAVQFKLGAQANPVIQALLDRIPHEKGAELVASGVAINPLDLLPGNPGYYTYSGSLTTPPCSEGVTWIEFKEPVTITPQQLHAMEAFYHGNQRPVQALNGRDIWDVE, from the coding sequence ATGAAGCAGATTAAACGATTGTCCGGTGGCGTGTTGCTATGCATGGCCTTTGCCGCGTCCAGCGCCTGGGCCGAACCCGGCCACGAATGGGGCTACAGTGGCGACCACGGCCCTGCTCACTGGGGGGCAATCAGCAAAGACTTTCATGCTTGCGAAAGCGGCCGCGCTGAATCGCCGATCAATATCGAAAGTGCGAAGAAGGCGCCCGCCGATATGCCCAGGCTGAAAATCAACTACCAGCCGCTGCCCATCGACATTTCCAACACCGGGCACTCCGTACAGTTCAACGCGGCACCGGGCACGGATAGCATTTCGCTTGGTGGCCGTGCCTACCAACTGGTCCAGTTCCACTTTCACGCACCGGGTGAAGAGCGCTTCGCCGGCAACGCAAGCGTGATGGATGCTCACTTCGTTCACCGTGCCGACGATGGCAAACTGCTCGTACTCGCGGTTCAGTTCAAACTCGGGGCGCAAGCCAATCCGGTTATTCAGGCCTTGCTGGATCGTATCCCTCATGAGAAGGGCGCTGAGCTGGTGGCGAGTGGCGTCGCGATCAACCCGCTCGACCTGCTGCCGGGGAATCCCGGTTACTACACCTATAGCGGCTCGCTGACCACGCCGCCTTGCTCGGAAGGGGTGACCTGGATCGAGTTCAAGGAACCCGTCACGATCACGCCGCAGCAACTGCACGCGATGGAGGCGTTCTATCACGGCAATCAACGCCCTGTGCAAGCGCTTAACGGTCGCGATATCTGGGACGTCGAGTGA
- the fusA gene encoding elongation factor G, which translates to MPRKTPIERYRNIGISAHIDAGKTTTTERILFYTGVTHKIGEVHDGAATMDWMEQEQERGITITSAATTAFWKGMAGNYPEHRINIIDTPGHVDFTIEVERSMRVLDGACMVYDSVGGVQPQSETVWRQANKYKVPRIAFVNKMDRVGADFFRVQRQIGDRLKGVAVPIQIPVGAEDHFQGVVDLVKMKAIYWDEENQGIKFEYRDIPAELADTAKEWHDKMVEAAAEANEELLDKYLHGGTLTEEEIKHGIRVRTIANEIVPMLCGSAFKNKGVQAMLDAVIDYLPSPVDVPAITGHDEHDREIERHPRDDDPFSALAFKIMTDPFVGQLIFFRVYSGVVNSGDTVYNAVKEKKERLGRILQMHANERKEIKEVYAGDIAAAVGLKEATTGDTLCDPQHVIILERMIFPEPVISQAVEPKTKVDQEKMGIALNRLAQEDPSFRVQTDEESGQTIISGMGELHLEILVDRMKREFGVEATVGKPQVAYRETVRNKVEDVEGKFVKQSGGRGQYGHAVITLEPSAQGKGYEFVDAIKGGVIPREYIPAVDKGIQETLKAGVLAGYPVVDVKVTLTFGSYHDVDSNENAFRMAGSMAFKDAMRKARPVLLEPMMAVEVETPEDFMGNVMGDLSSRRGMVQGMEDIAGGGGKLVRAEVPLAEMFGYSTSLRSATQGRATYTMEFKHYAETPNNVAEAVISSKQK; encoded by the coding sequence GTGCCCCGCAAGACTCCCATCGAGCGCTACCGGAATATCGGCATTAGCGCTCACATCGACGCCGGCAAAACCACCACCACCGAACGCATCCTGTTCTACACAGGCGTGACCCACAAGATCGGCGAGGTTCACGACGGTGCTGCGACGATGGACTGGATGGAACAGGAGCAGGAGCGCGGCATCACCATCACGTCGGCGGCTACCACCGCCTTCTGGAAGGGCATGGCCGGCAACTATCCCGAACACCGGATCAACATCATCGACACCCCGGGCCACGTCGACTTCACGATTGAAGTGGAACGCTCGATGCGCGTGCTCGACGGCGCGTGCATGGTGTACGACTCGGTCGGCGGCGTGCAGCCGCAATCCGAAACCGTGTGGCGCCAGGCGAACAAGTACAAGGTGCCGCGCATCGCGTTCGTCAACAAGATGGACCGGGTTGGCGCGGACTTCTTTCGCGTGCAGCGGCAGATCGGCGATCGCCTGAAGGGCGTCGCGGTGCCGATCCAGATTCCGGTCGGCGCGGAAGACCATTTCCAGGGTGTGGTCGACCTCGTCAAGATGAAGGCGATCTACTGGGACGAAGAGAACCAGGGGATCAAGTTCGAGTATCGCGACATCCCGGCGGAACTCGCGGATACCGCGAAGGAATGGCACGACAAGATGGTCGAGGCCGCCGCTGAAGCGAACGAGGAACTGCTCGACAAATACCTGCACGGCGGAACGCTGACCGAAGAGGAAATCAAGCACGGCATCCGTGTGCGCACCATCGCCAACGAGATCGTGCCGATGCTGTGTGGCAGCGCGTTCAAGAACAAGGGCGTGCAGGCCATGCTCGACGCGGTGATCGACTATCTGCCGTCGCCGGTCGATGTGCCCGCCATCACAGGCCACGACGAACACGACAGGGAAATCGAGCGTCATCCGCGCGACGACGATCCGTTCTCGGCGCTCGCCTTCAAGATCATGACCGACCCGTTCGTCGGCCAGCTGATCTTCTTCCGCGTGTATTCGGGCGTGGTGAATTCGGGCGACACCGTCTACAACGCGGTCAAGGAGAAGAAGGAGCGCCTTGGCCGGATCCTGCAGATGCATGCGAACGAGCGCAAGGAAATCAAGGAAGTCTACGCAGGCGACATCGCCGCGGCAGTCGGCCTGAAGGAAGCGACCACCGGCGACACGCTGTGCGATCCGCAGCACGTGATCATTCTCGAACGGATGATCTTCCCGGAACCGGTGATTTCGCAGGCCGTCGAGCCGAAGACCAAGGTCGATCAGGAGAAGATGGGCATCGCGCTCAATCGTCTCGCGCAGGAAGACCCGTCGTTCCGCGTGCAGACGGATGAAGAATCCGGCCAGACGATCATCTCCGGGATGGGCGAGTTGCACCTGGAAATTCTGGTCGACCGGATGAAGCGCGAGTTCGGCGTCGAGGCGACCGTCGGCAAGCCGCAGGTGGCTTACCGCGAAACGGTGCGCAACAAGGTCGAAGATGTCGAAGGCAAGTTCGTCAAGCAGTCGGGCGGCCGTGGCCAGTACGGCCACGCGGTGATTACGCTCGAGCCGTCGGCGCAAGGCAAAGGCTACGAGTTCGTCGACGCGATCAAGGGTGGCGTGATTCCACGTGAATACATTCCGGCGGTCGACAAGGGCATTCAGGAAACGCTGAAGGCCGGCGTGCTGGCGGGCTATCCGGTGGTCGACGTGAAAGTGACACTGACCTTCGGTTCGTACCACGACGTCGACTCGAACGAAAACGCCTTCCGCATGGCCGGTTCGATGGCCTTCAAGGATGCGATGCGCAAGGCAAGGCCCGTGTTGCTCGAACCGATGATGGCCGTCGAAGTGGAAACGCCGGAAGACTTCATGGGCAACGTGATGGGCGATCTGTCGAGCCGTCGCGGCATGGTGCAGGGCATGGAAGACATCGCCGGCGGTGGCGGCAAGCTGGTGCGCGCCGAAGTGCCGCTCGCGGAGATGTTCGGCTATTCGACGTCGCTGCGTTCAGCCACGCAAGGCCGCGCGACCTACACGATGGAGTTCAAGCACTACGCGGAAACGCCGAACAACGTCGCGGAAGCCGTGATCAGCTCGAAGCAGAAGTAA